Within Conger conger chromosome 3, fConCon1.1, whole genome shotgun sequence, the genomic segment GTGTCCACATACTTTTGGCCATATAGTGTACCAACCACCCAGTAAAGAACTACAGCATAAAATGtagataattatattttttctgtaAATGAAACAAACCAAACCCAAAGAAATGCAACAGAAACGGAGGGAAGAACATACCTTTTGGAAGACTCCATCGGAAGAGATGAGCTGAGCCCGTCCTCGAGTGTTTATTTCCAGGGTGTAGTGCAGGTGAGGTGTCAGTAGCTTAAGTTGCAGGCAGGGATAGGGAAAGAGAGGTGTACTGTGATGCATTGatagagaaaaatatatattacaatatttGCAATATGTGCATTTGCAAGCACATACTACGTTAAATGTATATTCAATTTCATAACTTGTATGAAGACATTTCAAAGCTGAGTATACAGCATACTATAAAAAACAGCCAGTGTAGGTTGCAAGGTAGATGTGCAAACCAACAGTATGTTCACCAAAATTACAATTGCACAAATAAGAATAATTCTTTGTTTCGCAATAAGACCATCTTTCACTTAGGGTCTTCACACCAGTGTGAAAATAAATGGGAATTGGTCTGTGGatacattttgtattcattccCACCCTTCCACAGTCTCACCTTATAGACCGGGTGCACAGCAGGTAGCTGGCGGAGTGTAGCCACACAGAAAACTTCTATCAACAGGTGGGTGCGCAGCAGGTGAGACAGCACCTGGAACACCTGGAACTCAGCATGACGAACCCCAATTTTGGCAAGCAACCAGGCCAAAGGCGGGTCGCTGGGAAGGAATATGGGTTTGTCCACACCTGGAGTCTGTCCCAACTTGGAGATGGTGGGGAAAGAGGGAATATCTTCAAGGTAATTGGTATTAACATGATTGTATAGGTCTATATGAATTATGTGTTGGTAGTGTGCTTTTTACATTGGGATAAGAGTCTGATGTCTACAGTGTACTCCGTGACATTCAGGTGTATCATAGTAGCTTTCAGCATATTACACCAGTGGTAATTAAGTCACTAGCTACGAAGTTTTGGACTGCTTTCACAGTTATTTTACTGACATTCAAAACTACATGGACTACCACTGGTGTATTTGCAAACCTACAAGATGACTTTGCTCTCAAAGTGCAGGTTATCTAGTGGAAGAATTTCAAAGTGATTTCCATTGAGTGCCACTGAAAGACCTACCAACCCATCAGTCGCAGTCTCAATACTTAAGTCAAACATACAAGTGCACCTTCCCAGTCAGGCATATAATAGGTTATTGTCTAGATATAGCTGGGGAGAGCATGTTATATGCACACACCAACTTGCGTgttataaaaatataacatgcaagttggtgtgtgcagtgtgaacTTGGACATGCAAGTTTGAGCATGCAGTGTAGACTTGCAAGTGAGTGCACAGGGTTTGCTGGGACATATGGGACAAGTAGATGTACTGGATCTTTTTTCGTACCTGTATCGCCAGTGGAATGAGTCCGCGCTCAGGATGGTCATATAGCAGACAGAGGGGAGCAGTCACATGTTGTGCCTTGCCTTCTATCACATTGGGAGGTATACCATCCAAAATGGCGTGATCCACTAGGTACACATTTCCTGCCTTCAGTACAGATGGGAATATGGAGGGTTAAATCACAACCCTTTGTTTCTCATTTGCAGCTGATCAATAACAGAGAAAGAGCATTCATCCCTTGCCTGGTTGAAAATTTTCTGAACCCTTGTCACGCAAATACTGCTCCTTTTAACCCCCGAGATAACAAAATAATGAGATTGAGGCACCCAATCTGCAGAAATCCCTATGGATGCTAGCATTGTAAACTGTAAACAACAACAGATTGTTTTtgaacaatgtttttgaaatTAACAAGATGATTTGACCAGTGAGAGGGATTTTTCACATaaagagtggtcactgtgtggaactaGAGACTCTAAATAGGttatatgaatgaatgacatgACCACTCAAGTCAGCGAAAGGCAACCTTTATCTCTTGGTCCAGGGAGGTGTGTTCCCCCAGAGCACTCTGCACCATGTCGGCTGTGACCGGAAAGTTTTCTGGCAGCACACTGCAGCGTTTGATTGAGCGTGGGTTTGGACCATTCAGGAACTGGTAGCAAAAGAACCAGTCCTCTGTCCAATGGTTCATTGCatactctgagagagagagagagagtgagagagagtgagagagacagagagagagaaaatgtgacACATTATACATATAACATAAAATACTTATGTTAACAGGGACTGAATGACTTGAGGTGCGTCCCATAACGGTGTAAACAAGCAAAGCGTCATCAAGTGAATCGACCCTTCTCTATAtatagacatttttttttacttctatcCACTTCtatcctagttatggatgtgatgctttgacttgtggaagaacctatgcacttgtaagtcgctttggattaaaagcgtctgccaaatgacaaaaatgtaaaatgtaaaaagttatgctgcattgtgtgttcagagatggtagCTTAGAatacacaatggagccacagtcacaacactggacagaCCTAAGCTATGCCTAGGTAGACATCATGGGTCTATAAAATAGCatatattttatacaaaaaaaaaaagtttcctgAAAAGctcctgaaaaaaacacactcacccaaATGCAGAGGTGAGGTCCCCCACGCTTGTTGCTAAAGCAAAGGCATCGTAAAATAGATTGTACAGATACAACCATGAGTTTTGACGGTTAAAGTGTTATAGAATATCAAGGAATATAAAGAAAATCAGTATTCTCCTTAAAACACTGCAGCCTAGCCTATATTGTACATTCTGATAATACATGtatgctattttatttattggtatAGCAACATTTATAATATCCAGGCTATTTCTTTCTTGGTTGTGGAAAATACTTGTTTTAAAGACTTTCGTTCTTGACATTCTCAGGAATATCTATCTAACTAAGTATCctgttttgtggaacaggccctggTCTAGGTCTTACTCTATCTCAGACTCAGATGAGGTGGTATTGACTGCAAGACTGGATCACTGGTATGGTATCGAGACTGGCAGCCTGATTCAGCAGCTGACAACTTTTAATTTTGAAACAGAAATGTATACTGAAATGTATGGATACATCCATTTGCCCTTTTAACATAAGTATTAACACATAATTACAAGTATTGCCTTCattattatgttcatttgtataACTGTaactttgaaataaaaacactgatatTCTTTTTGATTCATTATACTGGTGGTGGTAATCACCTTGgatccaaaatatatatatcatcaATTTACCAGAAATGGGACTTCTAATTTTCCAATAGGTGCGCTTGAAGTCATCAAGATCATTCCAAGACTCTCCAAATTTTATGGCAAGTTTCTTTAGAGCCAGCTCACCCAACCTGGGAGGGAAAAGGACAAAGGAAAAGCATGATGATTTGTTAATAAAGAAATGATTAATTTCATGAGAAAATTTGAGTGAAATAATGTGTTACATTTTGGAAGATGCGCGGGGTAGGGGgattttaacaaaataaaaatgtgatagAGTAATTCAACACTCTACTATAGCCATACTTCTGGAAGGCACTGTATGTTTGTTACTCCATACCCTCTCCCAGTTACTGAAATACTCTACAGTAGTGCCGTGTCCTATACAAATCAGATTAATAAAGGCAGTGATCAGCATTTAATCTCTCAGTCAAATCTTTGTCTCCGTGAACAGTTGAGCATGTGGATGTAGAACATGCATTGACCACTTTActaggtagaccagtacaccagcttgttaatacaaatatttaatcagccaatcatgtggcagcaactaaatgcataaagcatgcagacatggtcaagagattcagctgtttttcagaccaaatgtcagaatagggaagaaatgtgatctaaatgactttgaccatgatttttggtgccaaaCATGGtcgaaattgctgatctccagggattttgagatcttgagtttgcagagaattgtgtgaaaaacaaaaaaatatccagtaagcagaagttctgtgggcaaaaatgcattgttaatgaaagaggtcagaggagaagggcaagaCTAGTCAAAtttgacagaaaggtgacagtaacgcaaataaccacacattacaacagtggtatgcagaaaagcatctctgaacaaacaacgtgtcaaacctttacattacattacgtggcatttagcagacgctcttatccagagcgacgtacaacaaagtgcaaatcaaacacaagaacaagtgcaaaagtggacctgagaggacagtacagttccgattCCTAGTGTAcagaacatacagaaattcagaacccttgaagagtacaatcaactttcaatctagcataccacagttggcagctagaatacaacaacagccaataaaaacaacaatacctatacaagtaccgatatctatacataagtgccattacggtctttaggctaatcacagtgattgtggaggaggtgccagacggcacgaagtggcagaacggaggggtcttgttggtggataagctacaacaacagaagtctaaataataagtctaataaatacctaataaagtattcactgagtgtatctcgCCATAGAAAAATTTATATCTTACAGCCCTGTTTTGCAGTGATTCAAGAGCACAGAAATAACTCACGCATAATACAGTGCAGCTTGATAGTCACTTCTTTTCTCATTGTCAAAACGCACATCCTGTGGCAGCTCTTTCTCTGATTCAACATCAAGACATCTGGGCATATCCAGGGCAAATTGCTTCCACCTGCAGGGATAATAATTACAGGTGAAAAGTGTACTCAGAGAAATAAAAGGCACACAATATACATTCCCCCTGAAGCTTGTGATCTCCAGTGATTACTAGCTTCAGGTGCCAAAAAgcaagtccattcaaaactataaATGTGTCCTGGTGAAATTATACTATTTTGGACAGTATTCACACTGAACTAATGACTCTCAAAGGAGCAATTTCCATGATTTTATGAGTGGGACAAAAGAAAATatgttaattcattcattatcctaacccgcttatcctgaacagggtcgcaggggggctggagcctatcccagcatacattgggtgaaaggcaggaatacaccctggacaggtcgccagtctatcgcagggcacacacaccattcactcacacactcatacctatggtgaatttagactctccaatcagcctaacctgcatgtctttggactgtgggaggagtacccggaggaaacccacgcaaacatgtggagaacatgcaaagtccacacagagaggccccggtcgaccgggactcaaacccaggacctccttgctgtgaggcggcagtgctacctactgtacccactgcaccatctgtccTTCATATTTAGGTACCCAGTGTacatgctctggtgccaaatAAAGCCCTATAGTCAAACATGGTAGCCTCCATGAATTGGCTTCATGCACCATTGAATAGCTCCCTTATATGCAGTGTCAATGGCATCTCAATGGCATGGAAATGCACAGGGCCTACagtacaaaaaaacatccacagcTCCTGTATGTAACATTTAACTCCAAACAGCAATTAATGAGGCTCACTGACCGGTatattttctgtctttcttGGAGCTCAGTCTCTCGGTGTGCCAATAACAGTGGTAAGGAATCATCACTGAGCTTCTTTGCtgcagagacagaaagacataATTTGGaaaatatgataataaattTCAACCAGCAAACAGTCATTGAGATGATTTAGCAGCTGCATTGGGATGAGCGTTCAAACCTAGAGTAACTTTCCAAAAACAATCAGTACATTACACAAAAGCAGTAAATACAATTCCAAGGGGAAGATATGGAAGATATGGATATAAGTGGCAGATATGAAAAAAGCAAATTGATAGCTGCACCTATGTCCTATTTTGCTGAGTAGTCTCTTAGTCTCAGCATCCTGATCTTTGAGCCATATTTTCCAGTGACCTTTTCCCCAAGTTTCCTGCTCATTTGACGTGTCCTCATTCTGACCTGTGCCCTCTCGCAGCTCGATGATCATGTCTCCAATAAGCCAGCGGTAACAAGGGAAGGTCAGTGCGCTGCTGCCACCTGGAGGCTTCACAGTTACATAGCGGCAGAAGAAGTTGTCCTCCACCCAGTAGTTTTGCTTTTCTAGCCTTACTAGAAGCAACTGGCCAAGGGAGGCAGCACTGCACACAATGTACTCATCTTTCTGGgagtgaaaagaaaaacattctaatcataataataaatagccaAAACATAAAAGAttactgagacacacagacagtatatatacatacagccCCTTTAGAGAGATCCAGTCCAAAATTGTCCAACACAGTCTTCTCACTCTCCCCATTTTCGCCCGCCAGGGTCACATACACAGAGTTTCTGGTTCCTGAATACATAGACgttccaactgccacagtcACCTTGTACTCCATCTGCACACAGTGACACTGAAGTGAACACTCTGATACATTAAAGTCAGTGAATGATTATGAGGTGATgacagttttcttatttttcaataGTAAAAGAAATGGCACGTCACATTTTATGTTTGAAAACtattttcaaaattatatttttgtattgagTAAAGGAAAGAATAAAGTGCCTTTTGATACTTTAGCTGCAGTCCTatgttactgttttttttacaatcacataGCCGttcatttcagaaccttgaagttttcaaaactgtagacacaaaaaAGACTGTCTCTCTCAAAAGGATAAGTAAAAAAGCATTACTCCTAATGCATAGTTTTAAGGAAATGGTTTACTGTAACAACATTCCAGGAGaacatgaatatataaataaatattttgacactaATTACTTTGGAACATGAACCAATTTTACTTCATTATCGTTGgatgttacagtttttttacaatcactttggcgCTAATTGCAGAAACTTGACATGCTGGGTGCACCGACAGAACATGTAGCTCTGTAACGGCGCTCAAGACCACCTTCAGGTTCAAGGGGGTTGCAGGTGCATCAATAGATGTCATGCGCAGGCGTCCTCCTGAAAGGAAACCAGACCGTTCAACATCACGGATCAAAGTCCTGGGGTGATCAGGAAGTGATGACGAGGGCAAGAGAAGTCCGGCAGCTCCTTGCCACAacctgacacacagacagtgggtGTTTGACTCAGTCATTAAGCTCTTGGACTGAGGCAGAAAGAACTTTTCGGCAGCTGCACCCACGACTGAGCAGCCCTATATAGGAACCACTCTGCTCACTCCAGTCGGGAAAGGGGCTAGATAAGGTGGTCTAAACATAGCCTGCCTCAAAAACTCCCTTGACCAACTCCCTCAACAACCCGTAAGTGAGAACATGGGAGCACCACCCAGCCTGAGAGAGTTGCAGGATGTCATAAGGAAGATGACGAACAACAAGGCTGGACCTGATGGCAACCCAGCAGATGCCCTGAAGGAAGGTGGGCCAGATCTCCTTAGCCACATCCATGTCCTGCTCCTCAAAACATGGGAAAAGGGATGGGAGGAAGACACTAGGCAGACTGTGGAAATTACAGTGGCGTTTCCCCCCTGTCCACCACTGGGGAAACTCTTGCTCGGGTTGTGGCTAACAGAGCGGATATATTCGCCCAAAtgttgaaatacatttctgcttgaccaaatacattttcacaatttcagaaataaatttCAGTTGTAAGTGTTCCtgtcggggcctctctgtgcggagtttgcatgttctccccgtgtttgcgtgggttccctccgggtactctggtttcctcccacagtccaaagacatgcaagttaggctaattggagagtctaaattgcctgtaggcccgtagtgtgtgagtgaatggtgtgtgtgccctgcgattaactgacgacctgtccagggggtattcctgcctttcgtccaatgtatgctgggataggcttcagcccccctgcgaccctgttcaggataagcgggttaggataatgaatgaatgaatgaatgaattgttcCTGTTAATACAGAATCAGAAGAGACtacttttttaaagcatttagtgtacaaatgtatttcttttatatATGAGAACAGAATTATCTTTTGCAATGATAATCTGCTGAAGTAAGTAGGAATAGGTAGGAATCAAATATCAGGAGTCATTAGGTGGCCAGGTAttatagaaataaatatttctgtgtGAATTTGGCCAAACCATCAGGGTTAAcacctctgctctgtgtctttGTCTATGGAAAGTATACTCATATTTGGCTGTTGAATATAGAGCACTTTTTGATAGCCATGCAGAATGATAGCCAAGATTGAATGATGTTGAAATGTCTGTTGCATACCCAACAATAAATAGCCTCATACAGGAGTCTCTTTCTCTGTGCCCACACTGTCCTTAGTGCTCATTGGCAATATATAGTTGCCGTGTTGAGAATACTTCTACATTCCGAATAATTTGTGTTTAAGATTCCAAATGAATTGTTTACACGCACGCTGAACACAATccgataaaggtgtgtttacaTGCCAAGCACTTACCCTGTTTTATGGCATATAGGCctattgtaattttttaaattttcataTTATCCTGTTAAACGGTTTGTCCAAAGATTTAAGGTTTAATCCGATTAAACATGGAATAAAATGCTCTATGTAAACGGGGCTAGTGACTTAGTCCTgatataaaatccagctataaccGGTTTGAAATACCATCTACCTGCTGTAtccaaacatagcttgagctggacaAACTATGTTGAGTACAAAGGTGGGGCAGAATAGCATGTCGAATACCTGTCGTTGGACAGACGGTTTTTTGTTATAGTTTTTGCACCCACAACATTGCTACTCCTACTACATGCAACACTACAGTCATACTAATCTTTCACACCCCATaataatttactttaaaataaagaaattgttATCTCGTAAGCCTGTTGTCGCGTGTCTCATTTTCCTGCTCACGACTTGAACGAGTCAGTCgtaacaatataataatatttgaataaataGGATGTCTTCTGTGAATCCTGCAAGGAATTAGTTGCAGGGAGGAAAACAAGTTTATCTGACCCCATTACTTCTAAATTTTGTCACAAGTGCACACTCTCTACTTAACTATAACTCTGTAATGAAATCCTTTATGaagatatataataataaatacaaaatactatGTGCCTGAGATTTCATTCTTTAATTTGGCAGGCcatttatttcactgtgatGTATTGCACCCAAAAAATAAGTAAGTATGAGTTAACAATATGCCCTCCTACGGTACTCAAGTCAGATAAGCAATTCTCCCTTCatgaaattattaattataCCCACCAAATAGCACACAATACTAAATCCAACTTGAACTTACAAGCATGTTTATTctctttttaatacattttggcttGGCCATACAATGTCTAAATTGTGAAAATTTAAATATTGATATCTTCCCAGAAGTAGGCGATTTTTGAAGTATTTAGtgtataaatgcatttattgtatttattcagGTAGGTCAACTGCGAACTGAATTATCTTTTGCAATGATAACCTGGGGAAGTGACGAGGAATAGGTAGGAATCAATTATCAGGAGTCATTAAGTGGTCAGGTATAGACAGACAGTATTTGTGGGTAAATTTTGCCAGACCACCAGGGTTAACACCTCTTTTTGAACAAAAACGTACCGTGGGATCTTTAACAACCATAGTCAGAAGCACGttggtttaatgtctcatctgGGGAATTTGTCTATGCAAAGTATGTTCCCCAGGGAAGAATAGTTAATATAAACAAAATCTTGACAAATTATCGGACCAAGTAAATAGTGCCCACACAGTATAGTCTCTTTCTCTGTGCTCACACTGTCCTTAGTGCTCATTAGCAATATATAGTTGCCTACTTCTTCATTCCAAATACACTTGCCATGGCAGAAACTGAAGTAAATTGCCTGTTGAATTGTGAAGTGTTTCCAAATTAGGTATACATCACAACTAGCCAGCTGCTGGCCCTGGCTGTTTTCCTATAATACTGCATATTTGTTACACTGAATGTTTTAAGATGTTAAGCAAAATGCGATGTTAGACAAACTTAACCcaagtaaacagaaaacacattttaaaattattattccaTTACTTTAGTGAAAAAACATTACACACCCATACCCCTCATGTGGAAAAGTAACTGCCTCTTAAGCTACTCAATCAACAAATTAACCAAATTTAACTAATAATTAGATTCAGTGGATTGAACATGGCCAGGGAATCAAA encodes:
- the LOC133124791 gene encoding polyunsaturated fatty acid 5-lipoxygenase-like translates to MTSIDAPATPLNLKMEYKVTVAVGTSMYSGTRNSVYVTLAGENGESEKTVLDNFGLDLSKGAKDEYIVCSAASLGQLLLVRLEKQNYWVEDNFFCRYVTVKPPGGSSALTFPCYRWLIGDMIIELREGTAKKLSDDSLPLLLAHRETELQERQKIYRWKQFALDMPRCLDVESEKELPQDVRFDNEKRSDYQAALYYALGELALKKLAIKFGESWNDLDDFKRTYWKIRSPISEYAMNHWTEDWFFCYQFLNGPNPRSIKRCSVLPENFPVTADMVQSALGEHTSLDQEIKAGNVYLVDHAILDGIPPNVIEGKAQHVTAPLCLLYDHPERGLIPLAIQLGQTPGVDKPIFLPSDPPLAWLLAKIGVRHAEFQVFQVLSHLLRTHLLIEVFCVATLRQLPAVHPVYKLLTPHLHYTLEINTRGRAQLISSDGVFQKVSSTGGEGLLILAQREYKFLTYRSLQPNLDFHDRGVTKLKGYYYMEDSLMMWDAIHSFVSGVVSLYYASDNEVLQDSELQAWIRDITQEGYGDIPQFGLPSELTSKEELITLLSVVIFTASVQHAATNNGQFDWCAWVPNTPCTLRQPPPTDKNAVTMEMIMNSLPDVSQTCMEMAITWHLGRSQPDAIPIGQYVDEYFTEPRAKEVIKSFQEELQDIEKKIMKKNEGLELQYLYLCPSRVENSITI